A genomic region of Manihot esculenta cultivar AM560-2 chromosome 15, M.esculenta_v8, whole genome shotgun sequence contains the following coding sequences:
- the LOC110602527 gene encoding transcriptional regulator SUPERMAN translates to MAAELGLLSLTQLHHQNPSQIQQDQPQNSSSSSSSSTFWMWNPKQTQEDDDSWEVRAFQEDTGNAMGTTWPPRSYTCTFCRREFRSAQALGGHMNVHRRDRARLHQTVLQPPPGSIKPPSSSTSTSSSAILIPAQEFSTNGGGLCLLYQLPNPNGVFSSTAMNACAVESPTLLSISPYHHSNLIGQALNYPAASSLINSSHFYSSKPESAASFDKCKEMGSEELDLELRLGHRSTKSSSSSSSPS, encoded by the coding sequence ATGGCTGCTGAGCTTGGCCTTCTCTCTCTGACCCAACTCCACCACCAAAACCCATCCCAAATCCAACAAGATCAGCCACAAAActcatcatcttcatcatcatcatcaacttTCTGGATGTGGAACCCTAAGCAAACTCAAGAAGATGATGATTCATGGGAGGTCAGAGCTTTTCAAGAGGACACAGGTAATGCAATGGGAACCACTTGGCCTCCACGTTCTTATACTTGCACTTTTTGCAGAAGAGAATTTCGTTCTGCTCAAGCCCTAGGTGGTCACATGAACGTGCACCGCCGTGACCGTGCTAGGCTCCACCAGACAGTGCTTCAGCCACCGCCTGGTTCAATCAAACCACCCAGCTCATCAACTTCTACTTCTTCATCTGCTATCTTAATCCCAGCTCAAGAATTTTCCACTAATGGTGGTGGGTTATGTTTGCTCTACCAATTACCAAACCCTAATGGAGTTTTTTCTTCCACAGCTATGAATGCATGTGCTGTTGAGTCTCCTACTCTTCTCTCTATCTCGCCGTATCACCATAGCAACTTGATTGGGCAAGCTCTTAATTATCCAGCAGCTTCATCATTGATAAATTCTTCTCATTTTTACTCAAGCAAACCAGAATCTGCAGCCTCTTTTGACAAGTGCAAGGAGATGGGAAGTGAAGAACTTGATCTAGAGCTGAGGCTCGGCCACAGATCGACgaaatcatcatcatcatcatcatccccATCATGA